One region of Candidatus Methylomirabilota bacterium genomic DNA includes:
- a CDS encoding sugar phosphate nucleotidyltransferase, with protein sequence MRGATGPWAIVLSGGEGGALRPFVRRVLGLDRPTQYVPLLGSRSPLRQTLDRLALAVSADRTVVSTVRSHTAYITEALQGCASPPYVLVQPEDRGTAAGALHPAHWIGRRDPGATVVIVPSDHFILGEATLMAQVLDAARALDQHPGRVILLGAPATAPEGEDGWLEPGAPLDDDGVLTTVRRLWPRPPDAPVLAPDGLWNTAIVVARVAALVRLGEIAQPEMSARLARVGGFAGSDDEPAAVHQAYALMPRARLFDDLLARHPEHLAVWPLQRVTWSGLGTARRVADVLTRLRVRPAWSEPVDPSAIAV encoded by the coding sequence ATGCGCGGCGCGACCGGGCCGTGGGCGATCGTGCTCTCCGGCGGCGAAGGTGGCGCCCTGCGGCCGTTCGTCCGGCGGGTCCTCGGCCTGGACCGGCCGACGCAGTACGTCCCGCTGCTCGGATCGCGTAGCCCCCTCCGGCAAACGCTCGATCGGCTGGCCCTCGCGGTCTCGGCCGACCGCACGGTGGTGTCGACGGTGCGCTCGCACACCGCATACATCACCGAGGCGCTCCAGGGCTGCGCCTCGCCGCCCTACGTGCTGGTCCAGCCGGAGGATCGCGGCACCGCCGCCGGCGCGCTTCATCCGGCGCACTGGATCGGGCGCCGCGATCCGGGCGCCACCGTGGTGATCGTGCCGTCGGACCACTTCATCCTGGGCGAGGCCACGCTCATGGCCCAGGTGCTCGACGCGGCGCGCGCGCTCGATCAGCATCCCGGACGGGTCATCCTGCTCGGCGCGCCCGCCACCGCGCCCGAGGGCGAGGACGGATGGCTGGAGCCGGGCGCCCCGCTCGACGACGACGGCGTGCTCACCACGGTGCGTCGGCTGTGGCCCCGGCCACCGGATGCGCCGGTCCTGGCCCCGGACGGGCTGTGGAACACCGCGATCGTGGTGGCGCGCGTGGCCGCGCTCGTGCGGCTCGGCGAGATCGCGCAGCCCGAGATGAGCGCCCGGCTGGCCCGGGTCGGCGGCTTCGCCGGCTCCGACGACGAGCCGGCCGCCGTCCACCAGGCCTACGCGCTGATGCCCCGCGCCCGCCTCTTCGACGACCTGCTGGCCCGGCATCCGGAGCATCTCGCGGTGTGGCCGCTGCAGCGCGTGACGTGGTCCGGACTGGGCACCGCCCGCCGCGTGGCCGATGTGCTCACCCGCCTGCGCGTCCGCCCGGCCTGGTCGGAGCCGGTGGACCCGTCGGCGATCGCGGTCTGA
- a CDS encoding TIGR03557 family F420-dependent LLM class oxidoreductase, whose translation MRLGYKLSSEEQGPRELVRLARLAEDAGFSFALISDHFHPWTDRQGQSPFVWSVIGAIAATTRRLELGTAVTCPTMRIHPALVAQAAATCALLMEGRFFLGLGTGENLNEHIVGQGWPETEVRQERLLEAVQVIRLLWEGENRSHRGRHFTVENARLYSRPATPPPLLLAVGGPASADFAGRLADGMIGTDPSRELVGRFDRAGGAGKPRYAELTVCWNRSEAAARRIACEVWPTAAMESSLSWELPLPKHFEAVAELVTEDHVAESIVCGPDPERHRAAVAKYADAGYDHICIHQVGPDQAGFMRFYEREILPKIGASAAA comes from the coding sequence ATCCGGCTCGGCTACAAGCTATCCAGCGAAGAGCAAGGTCCGCGTGAGCTCGTCCGCCTCGCGCGTCTCGCCGAGGACGCCGGCTTCTCGTTCGCGCTGATCTCCGACCACTTCCATCCGTGGACGGATCGGCAGGGGCAGAGCCCCTTCGTGTGGAGCGTGATCGGCGCCATCGCGGCCACGACCCGTCGGCTGGAGCTGGGCACCGCGGTGACCTGTCCCACCATGCGGATCCATCCCGCGCTGGTCGCGCAGGCGGCGGCCACCTGCGCGCTCCTGATGGAGGGCCGCTTCTTCCTCGGGCTCGGCACCGGCGAGAATCTCAACGAGCACATCGTGGGGCAGGGGTGGCCGGAGACCGAGGTGCGGCAGGAGCGCCTGCTGGAGGCGGTGCAGGTGATCCGGCTCCTGTGGGAAGGCGAGAACCGGAGCCATCGCGGCCGGCACTTCACGGTGGAGAACGCGCGGCTGTATTCGCGCCCCGCCACGCCGCCCCCGCTCCTCCTCGCGGTGGGCGGCCCGGCCAGCGCCGATTTCGCCGGCCGCCTCGCCGACGGCATGATCGGCACCGATCCCTCGCGCGAGCTGGTCGGCCGCTTCGATCGCGCGGGCGGCGCGGGCAAGCCGCGCTACGCGGAGCTGACCGTGTGCTGGAACCGGAGCGAGGCGGCCGCCCGGCGCATTGCGTGCGAGGTCTGGCCGACCGCGGCGATGGAGTCGAGCCTGTCGTGGGAGCTGCCCCTGCCGAAGCATTTCGAGGCGGTCGCGGAGCTGGTCACCGAGGACCACGTGGCCGAATCGATCGTCTGCGGGCCGGATCCCGAGCGGCACCGGGCCGCCGTCGCGAAGTACGCCGACGCCGGCTACGACCACATCTGCATTCACCAGGTCGGACCCGATCAGGCCGGATTCATGCGGTTCTACGAGCGGGAGATCCTGCCGAAGATCGGCGCGAGCGCCGCGGCCTGA
- a CDS encoding alkaline phosphatase family protein, which produces MEALVLRIQRLVDRWSRWMRLVPPAARPPRRRFLIIQIDGLSREMFDRALQGDGLRNVRRLLVTGQLARRDLSVGLPSSTPAFQASLMYGEHPDIPGFHFYDKRERRELHFPKHGVADLVEQRHSRGRTGILEGGSCYGCVFTGGAANDLWTFARLRSLASAGRGLRRAALSGLLLAWVALKCFGLTMVTLGRFAARTASATAAGRVEIRRSLEALVVDIGISIWARQLFTLLVSADLYRGVPAIYVNFLDYDVLSHAFGPADRLAFRGLGRVDRSIQQLARIVRRLPEMGYDLYVLSDHGQSPTRTFRRVARGASLDDVVRDALGGEAPPEMKIIAAGPNAFVYFTDRETPLLAAEIEARHPHALARLSRHPGIGLVLARGGSGPVCWYRGQRVPLTRRPAPAVRDPFARRADREVVVAGLRDLMAMPSAGDIVLYGTGAPGGDVSFIDERGAHAGPSSAELHTFILHPPSVALPATPLTHPVQLYPHFMAYQEDSSWRSALDAPAPPGPAASGSATSYPAKSKVRVSSSASRVSPRTPASRSR; this is translated from the coding sequence ATGGAGGCGCTCGTCCTCCGGATCCAGCGCCTGGTGGACCGATGGAGCCGATGGATGCGCCTGGTGCCGCCGGCCGCGCGGCCGCCGCGCCGCCGCTTCCTGATCATCCAGATCGACGGCCTCTCGCGCGAGATGTTCGACCGGGCCCTGCAGGGCGACGGCCTGCGCAACGTCCGACGGCTCCTGGTGACGGGTCAGCTGGCCCGGCGCGACCTGTCGGTGGGGCTGCCGTCCTCCACGCCCGCATTCCAGGCCTCGCTCATGTACGGGGAGCACCCCGACATTCCCGGATTCCACTTCTACGACAAGCGGGAGCGGCGGGAGCTGCACTTTCCCAAGCACGGCGTGGCGGACCTGGTCGAGCAGCGGCACTCGCGCGGCCGGACCGGCATCCTCGAGGGCGGGTCGTGCTACGGCTGCGTCTTCACCGGCGGCGCCGCCAACGACCTGTGGACGTTCGCGCGCCTGCGCAGCCTGGCCAGCGCGGGACGAGGGCTGCGCCGCGCCGCCCTCTCGGGGCTGCTGCTGGCCTGGGTCGCGCTCAAGTGCTTCGGCCTGACCATGGTGACGCTCGGCCGGTTCGCGGCCCGCACGGCATCCGCGACCGCGGCCGGCCGCGTGGAGATTCGCCGCTCGCTGGAGGCGCTGGTGGTCGACATCGGCATCTCGATCTGGGCGCGCCAGCTCTTCACCCTGCTGGTCTCGGCCGATCTCTATCGCGGTGTGCCCGCGATCTACGTCAACTTCCTCGACTACGACGTGCTCTCACACGCGTTCGGGCCGGCCGATCGGCTGGCCTTCCGCGGGCTCGGACGGGTGGACCGCTCGATCCAGCAGCTGGCCCGCATCGTGCGCCGCCTGCCCGAGATGGGCTACGACCTCTACGTGCTGTCCGATCACGGGCAGTCGCCCACGCGGACGTTCCGGCGCGTCGCGCGCGGTGCCTCGCTGGACGACGTGGTCCGCGACGCGCTGGGCGGCGAGGCGCCGCCCGAGATGAAGATCATCGCCGCGGGCCCGAACGCCTTCGTCTACTTCACCGACCGGGAGACGCCGCTCCTCGCCGCCGAGATCGAGGCCCGCCATCCCCACGCGCTCGCCCGGCTCTCCCGGCATCCCGGAATCGGGCTGGTGCTGGCCCGCGGCGGCTCGGGGCCGGTCTGCTGGTATCGCGGCCAGCGGGTGCCGCTGACGCGGCGTCCCGCCCCGGCGGTGCGCGATCCCTTCGCGCGGCGGGCCGATCGCGAAGTGGTGGTGGCCGGCCTGCGCGACCTCATGGCGATGCCGAGCGCGGGCGACATCGTGCTGTACGGCACCGGCGCGCCCGGGGGCGACGTGAGCTTCATCGACGAGCGCGGCGCCCACGCGGGGCCGTCGTCCGCCGAGCTCCACACGTTCATCCTGCATCCGCCGTCGGTGGCGTTGCCCGCGACGCCGCTGACGCATCCGGTGCAGCTCTATCCGCACTTCATGGCCTATCAGGAGGATTCGTCATGGCGAAGCGCACTCGACGCGCCGGCTCCGCCGGGGCCCGCGGCATCCGGCTCGGCTACAAGCTATCCAGCGAAGAGCAAGGTCCGCGTGAGCTCGTCCGCCTCGCGCGTCTCGCCGAGGACGCCGGCTTCTCGTTCGCGCTGA
- a CDS encoding VTT domain-containing protein has product MSASPAGLAAARRLPVARRRSWWPFVVFAAFLVAVVVASRAVDLGRHVETARAWTAALGILAPAAFVVVYVAATLIGVPGTPFTLLSPLLFGPLIAFVVMVVASGASAAGGFLIARYLARDALTARLSETDGFARLSRLVEAHDWVVIPFLRIVPIAPFAVVNYGFGLTGIPFWRYVLWTEAAMIPVNAVLILGTDAFYLVAMRGTVSWPLIAAAVAAAALVAGLAAIGLRKLGRA; this is encoded by the coding sequence ATGTCGGCGTCCCCGGCCGGGCTGGCGGCGGCGCGCCGGCTTCCCGTCGCGCGGCGGCGGAGCTGGTGGCCCTTCGTCGTCTTCGCCGCCTTCCTCGTGGCCGTGGTGGTGGCGAGCCGCGCCGTCGACCTCGGCCGCCACGTCGAGACCGCGCGGGCCTGGACCGCGGCGCTCGGCATCCTCGCCCCGGCCGCCTTCGTCGTCGTGTACGTCGCGGCCACCCTCATCGGTGTGCCGGGCACGCCGTTCACCCTGCTGTCTCCCCTGCTGTTCGGGCCGCTGATCGCCTTCGTGGTGATGGTGGTGGCGAGCGGCGCGTCCGCGGCCGGCGGCTTTCTGATCGCACGCTACCTGGCGCGCGACGCCTTGACCGCGCGGCTGAGCGAGACCGACGGCTTCGCCCGGCTGTCGCGACTGGTCGAGGCGCACGACTGGGTGGTGATCCCGTTCCTCCGCATCGTCCCGATCGCGCCGTTCGCGGTGGTCAACTACGGCTTCGGGCTCACCGGCATCCCGTTCTGGCGCTACGTCCTCTGGACCGAGGCGGCCATGATCCCGGTGAACGCGGTGCTGATCCTCGGCACCGACGCGTTCTACCTGGTCGCGATGCGCGGGACGGTCTCCTGGCCGCTGATCGCGGCGGCGGTGGCCGCGGCGGCGCTGGTGGCCGGGCTCGCCGCGATCGGCCTGCGGAAGCTCGGCCGGGCCTGA
- a CDS encoding nucleotidyltransferase: MAPARRPALRSRRPSAATQRFHASVLAELNAAGCEFLVGGGHALERYLGIGRSVKDLDLFMRERDVPAALSHVEQRLGYAWEMTFPHWLAKIKRDDREHIDVIFNSGNAVCAVDDEWFQHAVPSTVMGQSARLCPAEETIWSKAFVMERERYDGADIAHLIHARAEALDWTRLARRFGRHWRVLLSHLILFGFIYPSERARVPEALMRRCLRALEHEMERPSPRRVCRGPITSRAQYLVDVQLWGYEDARLLPHGSMSEADASIWTAAIDQGESRPVGAEALADATPEP, encoded by the coding sequence ATGGCGCCCGCCCGTCGGCCCGCACTGCGCTCGCGCCGGCCTTCCGCGGCGACCCAGCGCTTCCATGCCTCGGTCCTGGCCGAGCTGAACGCGGCGGGCTGCGAGTTCCTGGTGGGGGGTGGGCACGCGCTCGAGCGCTATCTGGGGATCGGTCGGTCGGTGAAGGACCTCGACCTCTTCATGCGGGAGCGCGACGTGCCGGCCGCGCTGTCCCACGTCGAGCAGCGCCTCGGCTACGCGTGGGAGATGACGTTCCCGCACTGGCTCGCCAAGATCAAGCGGGACGACCGCGAGCACATCGACGTCATCTTCAACTCGGGCAACGCGGTGTGCGCGGTGGACGACGAATGGTTCCAGCACGCGGTGCCCTCCACCGTGATGGGCCAGTCCGCCCGCCTCTGCCCGGCCGAAGAGACCATCTGGTCGAAGGCCTTCGTGATGGAGCGCGAACGCTACGACGGCGCGGACATCGCCCATCTCATTCACGCCCGCGCGGAGGCGCTCGACTGGACCCGGCTGGCCCGGCGATTCGGCCGCCACTGGCGCGTGCTGCTGAGCCACCTGATCCTCTTCGGCTTCATCTATCCGTCCGAGCGAGCGCGGGTGCCGGAAGCGCTGATGCGGCGCTGCCTGCGCGCCCTCGAGCACGAGATGGAGCGGCCCTCCCCGCGGCGCGTCTGCCGCGGGCCGATCACCTCGCGCGCGCAGTACCTGGTGGACGTGCAGCTCTGGGGCTACGAGGACGCGCGCCTCCTGCCGCACGGGAGCATGAGCGAGGCGGATGCCTCCATCTGGACGGCGGCGATCGACCAGGGCGAGAGCCGGCCGGTCGGAGCCGAGGCCCTCGCCGACGCGACGCCGGAGCCCTGA
- a CDS encoding metallophosphoesterase, whose translation MTEPRSRSIRVAAVGDLHCTKTSEGAFQPLFAKIAESADVMVLCGDLTDYGTAEEARVLAREVATVKLPKLAVLGNHDFESSVPDEVVHILSETAGVTVLDGTAIEVLGVGFAGVKGFAGGFGERALQSWGEEPIKAFVRAALDESLKLESALARLRTPGRVALLHYAPIAATVESEPVEIYPFLGSSRLEEPLNRYAPSVVFHGHAHRGQPVGATAAGVPVYNVALPLLRRCFPDQPPFRVVEVPAAETTGTGATLASAQSAPARPVAAAP comes from the coding sequence ATGACCGAGCCCCGATCCCGCTCGATTCGCGTGGCCGCCGTCGGCGATCTGCACTGCACGAAGACCTCGGAGGGCGCCTTCCAGCCGCTGTTCGCGAAGATCGCGGAGAGCGCCGACGTGATGGTTCTCTGCGGTGATCTCACCGACTACGGCACCGCCGAGGAGGCGCGCGTGCTGGCGCGCGAGGTGGCCACCGTGAAGCTGCCGAAGCTCGCGGTGCTCGGCAACCACGACTTCGAGTCCAGCGTGCCCGACGAGGTCGTGCACATTCTCTCCGAGACCGCCGGGGTCACCGTGCTCGACGGCACCGCCATCGAGGTGCTCGGCGTGGGCTTCGCGGGGGTCAAGGGCTTCGCGGGCGGCTTCGGGGAGCGGGCGCTGCAGTCCTGGGGCGAAGAGCCGATCAAGGCCTTCGTGCGAGCGGCGCTGGACGAGTCGCTCAAGCTCGAGTCCGCGCTGGCCCGGCTGCGCACGCCCGGGCGCGTGGCGCTCCTGCACTACGCGCCGATCGCCGCCACCGTCGAGAGCGAGCCGGTGGAGATCTATCCGTTCCTCGGCTCGAGCCGCCTCGAGGAGCCGTTGAATCGCTACGCCCCGAGCGTGGTCTTTCACGGGCACGCCCACCGCGGGCAGCCGGTCGGTGCCACCGCCGCCGGCGTGCCGGTCTACAACGTGGCGCTGCCGCTGCTGCGGCGGTGCTTCCCCGACCAGCCGCCGTTCCGCGTGGTGGAGGTGCCGGCGGCCGAGACGACCGGCACCGGCGCCACGCTGGCCAGCGCGCAGAGTGCGCCCGCGCGCCCGGTGGCGGCGGCCCCGTGA
- a CDS encoding glycosyltransferase family 4 protein — protein MRIAHVSPLYERVPPRLYGGTERVVYNLVEGQVRRGHEVTLFASGDSSTSGTLSAVVPRALRLDHGLADPLAPHIVQMAQVFERADEFDLIHCHVDYLAFPFSRLVSTPTVHTLHGRLDVPHLRLVMSHFDTVPLVSISDAQRRPLEDLDLAWAGTVHHGLPLDGYPLGAGRGGYLAFLGRLSPEKRPDLAIEAAKRAGLPLKIAAKVDPVDRVYFKEEIEPMLAHPLIEYLGEIGERDKAAFLGNAVGLLFPIDWPEPFGLVMIEALACGTPVIARPFGSVPEIIVPGRSGFIADSVEEIAEAARHLDRIDRDACRREVEARFSVERMVDGYEAIYQTLEAGARLS, from the coding sequence ATGCGAATCGCTCACGTCTCCCCGCTCTACGAGCGTGTGCCGCCGCGGCTCTACGGCGGCACCGAACGCGTCGTCTATAACCTCGTGGAGGGGCAGGTGCGCCGCGGCCACGAGGTCACCCTGTTCGCCAGCGGCGACTCGAGCACCAGCGGCACGCTGTCCGCGGTGGTGCCGCGCGCGCTCCGGCTCGACCACGGGCTGGCCGATCCCCTGGCGCCGCACATCGTGCAGATGGCGCAAGTGTTCGAGCGCGCCGACGAGTTCGACCTGATCCACTGCCACGTCGACTACCTCGCCTTCCCGTTCTCGCGGCTGGTGTCCACTCCCACCGTCCACACCCTTCACGGCCGGCTGGACGTACCGCACCTGCGCCTGGTGATGAGCCATTTCGACACGGTGCCGCTCGTCTCGATCAGCGACGCGCAGCGCCGGCCCCTCGAGGACCTCGACCTGGCCTGGGCCGGCACGGTGCACCACGGGTTGCCGCTCGACGGCTATCCGCTCGGAGCCGGACGGGGCGGCTACCTGGCCTTCCTCGGGCGTCTCTCGCCGGAGAAGCGGCCGGACCTGGCCATCGAGGCCGCCAAGCGCGCCGGCCTGCCGCTGAAGATCGCGGCCAAGGTGGACCCGGTGGACCGCGTGTACTTCAAGGAGGAGATCGAGCCGATGCTCGCCCATCCGCTGATCGAGTATCTCGGCGAGATCGGCGAGCGCGACAAGGCCGCGTTCCTGGGCAACGCGGTCGGCCTGCTCTTCCCGATCGACTGGCCGGAGCCGTTCGGGCTGGTGATGATCGAGGCGCTCGCCTGCGGCACCCCGGTGATCGCGCGCCCCTTCGGCTCGGTGCCCGAGATCATCGTGCCCGGCCGCTCCGGCTTCATCGCGGACTCGGTGGAGGAGATCGCCGAGGCGGCGCGCCATCTCGACCGCATCGACCGCGACGCGTGCCGGCGGGAGGTCGAGGCCCGGTTCAGCGTCGAGCGCATGGTCGACGGCTACGAGGCCATCTACCAGACCCTCGAGGCGGGCGCTCGGCTCTCCTGA
- a CDS encoding amylo-alpha-1,6-glucosidase yields the protein MSETFDEEGARDPYYIRTSPVATDLPRLVVKCDDAFFVADHHGDFPELPDSEFGFYVGGTRYLRSLELWVHGQRPLPLNAAVSDDGRQVSVDLTNPDLSHGEIVVLKGRLLRLARRLTLAPTGLSELLTVESFSPDPHELVLTWHFVADFVDVFEVRGMVREQRGDLLPPTVEGATARLAYRGLDRVVRTTTLTFDPRPEKVTAGFARHRLFIPPGESVEIRLTVDTAEGDAPAAARYASSAARHASEDEAGPPVRVATASASFDEWVARAWADLRMLTTRTSYGRIAYAGIPWFVAPFGRDSLIAALQHLPFDPDLARGTLRFLAAYQGREDDEFTDQKPGKILHEYRRGEMAACREIVFIPYYGSVDATPLFLMLVAEYLRWTDDRALIAELQPAIDAALGWLERSEYVTYASRSARGLVNQGWKDSHDAIMHEDGELATGPIALVEVQGYKYAALRGIADVLDTQGRADDARPLRASADRLREKFLRDFWMEDEGYCALALDGAGAPCRVISSNPAHALWTGLLPPDRAEPVAKRLLGTAMFSGWGVRTLGVRMRRYNPMSYHDGSVWPHDTAIAAAGLRRYGFTDEFMTLATGLFEAAQYCDGRRLPELFCGFPRVPGYGPTPYPVACSPQAWAAGVVSQLLGEMLGLEPDAPQNRLTFRNPVLPEWLPWVEVRGLRVGQSRLDVVVTRGREGAAVEVLERHGGAEIVVRR from the coding sequence ATGTCCGAGACCTTCGACGAGGAAGGCGCGCGCGATCCGTACTACATCCGCACCTCGCCGGTCGCCACGGACCTGCCGCGGCTGGTGGTCAAGTGCGACGACGCCTTCTTCGTCGCGGATCATCACGGCGACTTCCCGGAGCTGCCGGACAGCGAGTTCGGCTTCTACGTGGGCGGCACCCGCTACCTCCGCAGCCTCGAGCTGTGGGTGCACGGTCAGCGGCCGCTGCCCCTGAACGCGGCGGTGTCGGACGACGGCCGCCAGGTCTCGGTCGATCTCACCAATCCCGATCTGAGCCACGGCGAGATCGTCGTGCTGAAAGGCCGGCTCCTCCGGCTGGCCCGCCGTCTCACCCTCGCGCCCACCGGGCTCAGCGAGCTGCTCACCGTCGAGAGCTTCAGCCCGGACCCGCACGAGCTGGTCCTCACCTGGCACTTCGTGGCCGATTTCGTCGACGTGTTCGAGGTGCGCGGGATGGTGCGCGAGCAGCGCGGCGACCTGCTGCCGCCGACGGTGGAGGGCGCGACGGCCCGCCTCGCCTACCGCGGACTCGATCGGGTGGTGCGCACCACCACCCTGACCTTCGATCCGCGGCCGGAGAAGGTGACCGCCGGCTTCGCGCGCCATCGGCTCTTCATCCCCCCCGGGGAGTCGGTCGAGATCCGGCTCACCGTGGACACCGCGGAGGGAGATGCGCCGGCGGCCGCGCGGTACGCGTCCTCGGCCGCGCGGCACGCGTCCGAGGACGAGGCGGGCCCGCCGGTGCGCGTGGCCACCGCGAGCGCCAGCTTCGACGAGTGGGTGGCGCGCGCCTGGGCCGACCTGCGCATGCTCACCACCCGGACCTCGTACGGGCGTATCGCCTACGCGGGCATCCCGTGGTTCGTGGCTCCGTTCGGCCGCGACAGCCTCATCGCCGCGCTCCAGCACCTGCCGTTCGATCCCGATCTCGCGCGCGGCACGCTGCGCTTCCTCGCCGCGTACCAGGGGCGCGAGGACGACGAGTTCACCGACCAGAAGCCGGGCAAGATCCTGCACGAGTACCGCCGCGGGGAGATGGCGGCCTGCCGCGAGATCGTGTTCATCCCCTACTACGGGTCGGTGGACGCGACGCCGCTCTTCCTGATGCTGGTGGCCGAGTACCTGCGCTGGACGGACGACCGCGCCCTGATCGCCGAGCTGCAGCCGGCGATCGACGCCGCGCTGGGCTGGCTCGAGCGCTCCGAGTACGTGACGTACGCCTCGCGCTCGGCCCGCGGGCTCGTCAACCAGGGCTGGAAGGATTCCCACGACGCGATCATGCACGAGGACGGCGAGCTCGCCACCGGTCCGATCGCGCTGGTCGAGGTGCAGGGCTACAAGTACGCGGCCCTGCGCGGGATCGCCGACGTCCTCGACACGCAAGGCCGCGCCGACGACGCCCGGCCTCTCCGCGCCTCCGCGGATCGCCTGCGCGAGAAGTTCCTGCGCGACTTCTGGATGGAGGACGAGGGCTATTGCGCCCTCGCCCTCGACGGCGCCGGCGCGCCGTGCCGGGTGATCTCGTCCAATCCCGCGCACGCGCTGTGGACCGGTCTGCTCCCTCCCGATCGGGCGGAGCCCGTCGCCAAGCGCCTGCTCGGGACCGCGATGTTCTCGGGCTGGGGCGTGCGCACCCTCGGCGTTCGCATGCGTCGCTACAACCCCATGAGCTATCACGACGGCTCGGTCTGGCCGCACGACACCGCGATCGCGGCGGCGGGCCTGCGACGCTACGGCTTCACCGACGAGTTCATGACGCTCGCCACCGGGCTCTTCGAGGCGGCGCAGTACTGCGACGGCCGGCGGCTGCCCGAGCTGTTCTGCGGCTTTCCCCGCGTGCCCGGCTACGGGCCCACGCCCTACCCGGTGGCCTGCTCGCCCCAGGCCTGGGCCGCCGGCGTCGTGTCCCAGCTGCTGGGCGAGATGCTCGGGCTCGAGCCCGACGCGCCGCAGAATCGGCTGACGTTCCGCAACCCGGTGCTGCCCGAGTGGCTGCCGTGGGTGGAGGTGCGCGGGCTGCGCGTGGGCCAGTCGCGCCTCGACGTGGTGGTCACGCGCGGGCGCGAGGGCGCCGCGGTCGAGGTCCTGGAGCGGCACGGGGGCGCCGAGATCGTGGTGAGGCGCTGA